In Paenibacillus sonchi, a single genomic region encodes these proteins:
- a CDS encoding type I restriction-modification system subunit M, with translation MKKETDRVKLYRVERFTGEQLAGLPDSLCRYAQAIGGLPKHHYEVFEKRGWLLPFLFTYDDLLWGRWTYWPDILLKGTIAGSGPIPQIQWTDTWSHPAQSTKKMLSSCLKHHEANIENFADWLLWGLAASEEALQISEQLNEYYYRSFDLFLLLDNPTDYLSGILCEQTGKGYKAGLGYYPTPFHLTCMMVKMVSEGVPEEMKRQTVNDPCVGCGAMLLPASNYYLRGSGMDISSIAIKLCKIQMYFYAPWIAIPGQVKGFDEQEPIPLIVNSDSGIGQLAFNFKM, from the coding sequence ATGAAAAAAGAAACGGACCGAGTTAAACTTTATCGGGTTGAACGATTTACGGGAGAACAACTTGCAGGATTACCAGATTCTTTATGCAGGTACGCACAAGCGATTGGTGGATTACCGAAGCATCATTACGAAGTATTCGAAAAACGGGGATGGTTACTCCCTTTCTTGTTTACTTATGACGACTTACTGTGGGGAAGATGGACATATTGGCCTGATATTCTTTTAAAGGGGACGATTGCTGGCAGTGGGCCAATTCCACAGATTCAATGGACAGATACCTGGTCACATCCAGCCCAAAGTACAAAGAAAATGCTCTCATCGTGTTTAAAACATCATGAAGCAAATATAGAGAATTTTGCAGACTGGCTATTATGGGGTCTTGCAGCTTCTGAGGAAGCCCTCCAGATTTCGGAACAGCTTAATGAATACTACTACCGTTCATTTGACTTATTTCTTTTACTGGACAATCCGACAGATTATTTGTCGGGTATCCTTTGTGAGCAAACAGGAAAAGGCTATAAGGCTGGTTTAGGCTATTACCCCACTCCCTTTCATCTCACTTGTATGATGGTTAAGATGGTGTCTGAGGGAGTACCGGAAGAAATGAAGCGCCAAACGGTAAATGACCCCTGTGTGGGTTGCGGAGCAATGCTGCTGCCAGCCTCCAATTATTATTTACGTGGTTCCGGTATGGATATATCCTCAATTGCTATCAAACTCTGCAAAATACAAATGTACTTTTATGCGCCTTGGATTGCAATCCCAGGTCAGGTCAAGGGATTCGATGAACAAGAACCAATCCCACTAATTGTAAATAGTGATTCAGGGATAGGTCAGTTAGCCTTCAATTTTAAAATGTAA
- a CDS encoding MFS transporter, which translates to MDGGLFILSAVNTENKPASKSPTLALLALTLGAFAIGMTEFIIMGLLPEVAESLQVSIPLAGLLITGYALGVAIGAPIITVATHRMKRKQLLLFLMILFIAGNALAALAPNYGVLMVARILAALTHGSFFGVGSVIAAELVPKEKRAGAIAIMFTGLTLANILGVPIGTFIGQAFGWRSTFWTITVIGLIAWIGISILVPKVETSPSSLRQELGVLHQPAVHVALLMTVFGFGGVFTAFTYISPILIDITKFSANSVSYILVLFGAGITIGNIIGGKLADRKLMPSLLGILVLLAIVLAVFAITDQYKVPALITIFILGIAAFGTVPGLQLHMLNTAKEAPTLASTLNIAAFNLGNALGAYVGGLVIDVQFGGGLAAVPWVASIVTVVGIVFTLWGAQQQKKSIKA; encoded by the coding sequence ATGGATGGGGGGTTATTTATTTTGAGTGCAGTAAATACAGAAAACAAACCTGCAAGTAAAAGCCCGACGTTGGCGTTACTTGCGCTAACATTAGGGGCATTCGCGATTGGGATGACCGAATTTATTATCATGGGGTTGCTTCCTGAAGTGGCAGAAAGCTTGCAGGTGTCCATCCCATTAGCTGGGCTACTCATTACGGGGTATGCATTGGGCGTTGCCATAGGTGCTCCCATCATCACAGTCGCGACTCATCGAATGAAACGAAAGCAGTTGCTGCTCTTTCTAATGATTCTTTTCATAGCAGGTAATGCTTTGGCTGCTCTTGCACCGAACTATGGTGTTTTAATGGTAGCCCGCATTCTGGCAGCATTAACTCATGGGTCCTTTTTTGGTGTTGGATCTGTAATCGCAGCTGAACTGGTTCCTAAGGAAAAGCGGGCTGGAGCGATTGCCATCATGTTTACCGGTCTGACACTCGCAAATATATTGGGTGTCCCTATCGGCACATTTATTGGGCAAGCCTTTGGATGGAGATCCACTTTTTGGACGATCACAGTAATAGGGTTGATTGCTTGGATTGGAATATCCATACTCGTGCCAAAAGTAGAAACATCTCCATCCAGCCTAAGGCAGGAGCTCGGTGTACTGCATCAACCGGCTGTTCATGTTGCTCTTTTGATGACAGTGTTTGGTTTTGGAGGAGTCTTTACAGCGTTCACTTATATTTCGCCGATATTAATTGATATTACAAAGTTTTCGGCAAATTCCGTCTCTTACATTCTTGTCTTGTTTGGGGCCGGAATCACGATTGGAAATATCATTGGGGGCAAACTGGCTGACCGTAAATTAATGCCTTCTCTCCTTGGGATACTCGTTTTGTTAGCCATCGTTTTGGCAGTATTCGCAATTACGGATCAGTATAAAGTGCCTGCTTTGATCACTATTTTTATATTGGGAATAGCTGCTTTTGGAACAGTACCGGGATTGCAGCTCCATATGCTGAATACGGCCAAAGAAGCTCCAACGCTTGCGTCGACTTTAAATATTGCAGCTTTTAACCTTGGTAATGCGCTTGGTGCATATGTCGGAGGCTTGGTTATAGATGTACAATTTGGGGGAGGACTAGCTGCTGTTCCTTGGGTTGCTTCCATCGTTACCGTCGTCGGAATTGTATTTACGCTATGGGGTGCTCAACAACAGAAAAAGAGTATTAAGGCTTGA
- a CDS encoding ATP-binding protein, whose protein sequence is MKLKRLIIKNFRSYKDEIQIPIDDFTALIGKNDIGKSTILEAMEIFFNNKLIKLESTDACVHNTDKEVVIGCVFSDFPQEVILDSQSSTTLADEYLLNSQGELEIHKIYDCSLKSPKETIYTLCYHPQAQNAIDLIKVKNPELKKRAKELSIDLSTIDQRSNPDLRHAIRLQISDLQLKEQLISLNEENAKSIWGSLEKFLPQFALFQADRPSKDEDSEVQDPMKFSIEQAIKTVEHDLEQIKETVHRQVMDVATRTLEKLRQMDPALATELAPQFKSEPKWEGLFKLSLTGDDQIPINKRGSGVRRLVLLNFFRAEVERKQAASGAPGVIYAIEEPETAQHPNNQKMLIEALLELSQTENCQVMITTHVPGLAGLIDVKNLRYIEKDAFGNRRITHNEDSVYQRIADQLGVIPDQRVKVFVCVEGPHDIRFLKHVSHMLRNLNPIIPDLENDPRIIMLHLGGSTLKDWVSSNYLKTLGIPEVHIYDRDEGAQPKYIKEVNLVNSRGNGSIAFYTSKREMENYIHPAAIAAEYGFELTFSEMDDVPTLVAQMQHAANSDNPWELLEDIKIKKKVSQAKKRLNHEVAMKMTYKQLCEIDTSRDVESWFTAIMAILGIQEAHSMAAPTVEA, encoded by the coding sequence GTGAAGTTAAAAAGACTCATTATCAAAAATTTTCGATCCTACAAAGATGAAATTCAGATTCCGATTGATGATTTTACGGCTCTCATCGGAAAAAACGACATTGGAAAGTCCACAATTCTCGAAGCGATGGAAATCTTTTTTAACAATAAACTAATCAAACTGGAGTCAACGGATGCCTGCGTACATAATACGGATAAAGAAGTGGTCATTGGGTGTGTGTTCTCTGACTTTCCTCAAGAAGTTATTTTGGATTCTCAATCCTCAACTACCTTAGCGGACGAATATTTACTCAACTCTCAAGGTGAGCTCGAAATACATAAAATTTACGATTGCAGCCTTAAATCTCCAAAAGAAACGATATACACTCTTTGTTACCACCCACAAGCCCAGAATGCAATTGATCTGATTAAGGTAAAGAACCCCGAATTAAAGAAGCGTGCTAAGGAACTTAGCATCGATCTAAGCACAATTGATCAACGTTCCAACCCTGACCTGCGTCATGCTATTCGCCTTCAAATTTCCGATCTCCAGCTAAAAGAGCAGCTCATTTCCCTTAATGAGGAAAACGCTAAGTCCATATGGGGGAGCTTAGAGAAATTTCTCCCGCAGTTTGCTTTATTTCAGGCCGACCGTCCAAGTAAAGACGAAGACTCCGAAGTCCAGGATCCGATGAAATTTTCCATTGAACAAGCTATTAAAACGGTTGAACATGATCTTGAACAAATTAAAGAAACAGTTCATCGACAGGTTATGGACGTGGCAACCAGAACATTGGAAAAGCTTAGACAAATGGATCCCGCTCTCGCAACGGAATTAGCTCCTCAATTTAAGTCCGAACCGAAGTGGGAAGGCCTTTTTAAGCTCTCTTTAACCGGTGATGATCAAATCCCAATTAACAAACGTGGGAGCGGTGTACGCCGGCTTGTCCTTCTGAACTTCTTTCGAGCTGAAGTCGAACGTAAACAAGCTGCTTCAGGCGCTCCAGGTGTTATTTATGCCATTGAAGAACCCGAAACAGCCCAACATCCAAATAATCAAAAAATGCTAATTGAGGCCCTTTTAGAGCTTTCTCAAACTGAAAACTGTCAAGTGATGATTACCACCCATGTTCCAGGACTGGCAGGACTCATTGATGTTAAGAATCTAAGATACATTGAGAAGGATGCTTTCGGCAATAGACGAATCACTCATAATGAAGATTCGGTATATCAAAGGATTGCCGATCAGTTAGGCGTCATTCCAGACCAACGGGTTAAAGTATTTGTTTGCGTAGAAGGGCCGCATGATATTCGGTTTTTGAAGCATGTTAGCCATATGCTACGTAATTTAAATCCCATTATTCCAGATTTAGAAAACGACCCTCGAATCATCATGCTTCACCTCGGCGGAAGCACATTAAAAGACTGGGTGTCTTCAAACTATCTTAAAACGTTAGGAATCCCTGAAGTCCATATTTACGATCGGGATGAAGGTGCTCAGCCAAAATACATAAAGGAAGTGAATTTGGTTAACAGCAGGGGGAATGGTTCTATTGCTTTTTACACGAGTAAACGAGAAATGGAGAATTACATACATCCTGCAGCAATTGCCGCCGAATACGGTTTTGAATTGACTTTCTCTGAAATGGACGATGTCCCCACTTTGGTGGCTCAAATGCAGCATGCAGCGAATTCGGATAATCCTTGGGAGTTACTTGAAGATATAAAGATCAAGAAAAAAGTGTCCCAGGCTAAAAAGAGGCTAAATCATGAAGTCGCTATGAAAATGACTTACAAACAGCTTTGTGAGATTGATACTAGTAGAGATGTAGAAAGCTGGTTTACGGCCATCATGGCCATTTTGGGCATTCAGGAGGCCCATTCTATGGCGGCTCCTACGGTGGAAGCTTAA
- a CDS encoding DUF262 domain-containing protein — translation MKMKRASIQRTTKSLLNMRDQIRFDLPFQRNSVWKKDRRSYLIESMIQNWYIPNILVWDNGDGYVWVIDGRQRWESTFFFQDGLYKLSNGTADFNGERLAGKKCAELSSDAQFEFLTYNFTVTEFRDCTFEQVEELFYRVNQSVPLTSTEKTRVKVAADVRDAVQATAQHVFFEKLAFTEADRVRYVDEQLIWQFVAVVMEQDIDFGGASLGRFISSLNEISATVLDEVENRIDYLYGAFRNWDGKERKSLKKVHVGSLFQVVETARKEQWSVDQFGQWAKSFLIDRYTTDSPYGQLCQKGATSKGFASKRIGFMVKDMEQYPLQMELNMNT, via the coding sequence ATGAAAATGAAAAGAGCAAGTATCCAGCGGACAACGAAAAGCCTTTTGAACATGCGGGATCAGATTCGGTTTGATCTTCCGTTTCAGCGCAATTCTGTATGGAAAAAGGATCGGCGCTCTTACTTGATTGAATCCATGATTCAGAACTGGTATATCCCAAATATTCTGGTTTGGGACAATGGAGATGGATATGTTTGGGTTATAGATGGTCGGCAGCGCTGGGAATCGACGTTCTTTTTTCAAGATGGTCTTTACAAACTAAGTAACGGCACGGCAGACTTCAATGGCGAGAGATTGGCCGGGAAGAAGTGCGCGGAATTATCCAGTGATGCACAGTTTGAGTTTCTGACCTATAACTTCACAGTTACCGAATTTCGGGACTGCACATTTGAACAAGTTGAAGAGTTATTTTATCGGGTCAATCAATCCGTGCCACTCACATCGACAGAAAAGACAAGGGTCAAGGTAGCGGCGGATGTACGGGATGCCGTACAGGCCACAGCCCAGCATGTTTTCTTCGAGAAGCTGGCTTTTACAGAGGCTGATAGAGTGCGCTACGTAGACGAACAACTGATTTGGCAGTTTGTAGCCGTTGTGATGGAGCAAGACATTGACTTTGGTGGAGCGTCGCTGGGGCGCTTTATTTCAAGCTTAAATGAGATTTCTGCAACCGTCTTGGATGAAGTGGAGAATCGAATAGATTATTTGTATGGTGCTTTCCGCAATTGGGATGGAAAGGAACGGAAGAGTCTAAAGAAGGTGCATGTCGGCTCACTGTTTCAGGTGGTTGAGACTGCAAGGAAGGAACAATGGTCGGTAGATCAGTTCGGTCAGTGGGCGAAGTCATTTCTGATCGACCGTTATACAACTGATAGTCCATATGGTCAGCTATGTCAGAAAGGAGCGACCAGTAAAGGATTTGCCTCAAAGCGGATTGGTTTCATGGTTAAGGATATGGAGCAGTATCCATTACAAATGGAGTTAAATATGAATACTTAA
- a CDS encoding AAA family ATPase — protein MKIKDIQNALSQQYVERQEVVEALLVAMIARQHALLIGPPGTAKTAMVSDLTKRITGAGYFQWLLTRFTTPEELFGPLSLKELEQGVYKRNTTSKLPEAHISYLDEIFKSNSAILNALLTLVNERLFYNDGAPAQVPLMSLIGSSNEYPEEGEGLEALFDRFLIRFEVDYIGEDVSFLQMLKGTASVPASMTLEELYELQFFSDTVTIPDDVYETLGRIRKELKDEGIHPSDRRFKQSLSIIRAKAVLAGRDYAEREDVLLLKNSLWERPEQRIKVAAIVKKHAQDAVKRQMEETIQQVKDVLEAVKTNSTPDQALEATKKLKMLSADIEKLSQSYPQRSEISDLKELLKKSMEEVADLALGV, from the coding sequence ATGAAAATCAAAGACATTCAAAATGCACTGTCCCAGCAGTATGTAGAACGCCAAGAGGTGGTTGAAGCACTTTTGGTTGCTATGATTGCCCGGCAGCACGCTTTACTGATTGGGCCTCCCGGCACTGCCAAGACCGCAATGGTCAGTGATCTGACTAAACGAATTACCGGAGCCGGATATTTCCAATGGCTGCTGACACGATTCACTACACCCGAAGAGTTGTTCGGGCCGCTGTCCTTGAAGGAGCTGGAGCAGGGCGTATATAAGCGGAATACTACAAGCAAACTGCCAGAAGCACATATCTCCTACTTGGACGAGATTTTTAAATCAAATAGTGCCATCCTAAATGCCCTCTTGACGCTGGTGAATGAACGACTATTCTATAACGATGGTGCGCCAGCACAAGTTCCGCTGATGTCACTGATTGGTAGCTCGAACGAATATCCCGAAGAGGGGGAAGGGCTGGAAGCCTTGTTTGACCGCTTCCTGATTCGCTTTGAAGTGGATTACATCGGCGAGGATGTTTCCTTCCTCCAAATGCTCAAAGGGACGGCTTCGGTGCCTGCAAGCATGACGCTGGAGGAGTTGTACGAGCTTCAGTTCTTCAGTGACACGGTTACGATTCCCGATGATGTGTATGAAACACTAGGGCGTATTCGCAAAGAACTGAAGGATGAAGGCATTCACCCCTCTGACCGCAGATTCAAGCAGTCGCTCTCCATTATTCGGGCCAAAGCAGTATTGGCCGGACGAGATTATGCCGAAAGGGAAGATGTATTGCTCTTGAAAAACAGCTTGTGGGAGCGGCCCGAGCAGAGAATAAAAGTCGCTGCCATTGTCAAAAAACACGCACAGGACGCGGTAAAGCGCCAAATGGAAGAAACCATTCAGCAAGTCAAGGACGTACTGGAGGCCGTGAAAACGAACAGCACGCCGGATCAGGCGCTTGAAGCAACGAAGAAGCTGAAGATGTTGTCAGCAGATATAGAGAAGCTATCTCAAAGCTACCCACAGCGTAGTGAAATCAGTGATCTGAAAGAGCTTTTGAAGAAGTCGATGGAAGAAGTCGCTGATCTGGCGCTGGGAGTATAG
- a CDS encoding IS110 family transposase, giving the protein MKFKAQDKQNQLIENISSFHLVVGVDIAQETHVARAVSFRGIALGSPFEFGSHGEGFRLFKRWIQDLLKSYKLNKIIVGMEPTGHYWLSLARWLLDQGIEAVLVNPHLVKKNKENRDNTPSKSDRKDALVIADMVKNGYYSPVRFNPEAYEELRILMANRDTVTKRLNSAVNQAHRRVDIVFPELRQVFKILTCTSSIATLRLFPLPKEISLLTTEQVITGWKKHVKRHAGLRRAELLITLAKCSVGTTKALRAHKLHLGQLLEEYDLAQRQLEQIEHEVHLVLERIPYAQKLLTIRGVNVTSLAGVLGEAGDLSGYAHGNALLRHTGLNLAEASSGKWRGKMVLSKRGRPRLRRFLYLMTMCMVMTNPDVRALHHHNVDVKKLKKMKSIMKLCGKVARILVGLAKSSEAYRSAKVFPQAA; this is encoded by the coding sequence ATGAAGTTTAAGGCTCAAGACAAGCAAAATCAACTTATTGAAAACATTTCCTCATTTCATCTAGTTGTCGGTGTAGATATTGCCCAGGAGACGCATGTCGCTCGCGCAGTGAGTTTCCGGGGAATTGCTTTGGGATCACCATTTGAGTTCGGCAGCCATGGTGAGGGCTTTCGCCTGTTCAAACGCTGGATTCAAGATCTGCTCAAGTCTTACAAGCTAAACAAAATCATTGTGGGTATGGAACCCACCGGACATTACTGGCTGAGCCTGGCTCGTTGGCTCCTAGACCAAGGAATTGAGGCTGTTCTTGTTAATCCACACCTTGTTAAAAAGAACAAAGAAAACCGTGACAATACTCCATCCAAAAGCGACCGCAAAGATGCACTCGTCATCGCAGATATGGTCAAAAACGGCTACTATTCCCCAGTACGATTCAACCCGGAGGCCTACGAGGAACTGCGGATTCTCATGGCTAATCGGGACACGGTTACCAAGCGCCTCAACAGTGCCGTTAACCAGGCTCATCGCCGGGTAGATATTGTGTTCCCAGAACTTCGGCAAGTCTTTAAAATCCTCACCTGCACGAGTAGCATTGCTACCTTAAGACTGTTTCCCCTGCCGAAAGAGATTAGCCTACTAACGACAGAGCAAGTCATTACCGGCTGGAAGAAACACGTAAAACGTCATGCGGGTTTGCGGCGGGCTGAGCTGCTTATTACACTAGCTAAATGCAGCGTTGGTACTACAAAGGCACTACGAGCCCACAAGTTGCACTTGGGTCAACTGCTCGAAGAATACGACTTGGCACAGCGCCAGCTTGAGCAGATTGAACACGAAGTACATCTCGTGCTGGAGCGCATTCCCTATGCCCAAAAGTTGCTTACCATTCGAGGTGTAAATGTAACTAGTTTAGCCGGTGTGTTGGGAGAAGCTGGTGATCTTAGTGGTTATGCACACGGAAATGCCTTACTTCGTCATACAGGTCTAAATTTGGCTGAAGCCAGTTCTGGGAAATGGCGCGGGAAAATGGTGCTTAGTAAGCGCGGCCGTCCGCGTCTAAGGCGTTTTCTTTATCTTATGACGATGTGCATGGTCATGACCAATCCAGATGTCAGGGCTCTGCACCACCACAATGTAGACGTGAAAAAACTTAAGAAAATGAAATCTATTATGAAATTATGTGGTAAAGTGGCCCGAATACTTGTAGGCCTAGCCAAGAGCAGTGAAGCATATCGCTCAGCGAAAGTATTTCCGCAAGCAGCTTAA
- a CDS encoding vWA domain-containing protein: MNESVLNTDSFDRRRFEQIMDMSAKLQEVERKGESAFPTLGPLLGDVWAGLFKMNPQLLPETPPELQMNRVLMERVMNEEAYHDLREFTRLDDIASALGTARYSETITNWIDQQIKDDEEWKKQITEGTAGNQEAMTQAVAALQQALEADGGKLSQALQQAGNQVREDKGNLISIFGGLQAGSGEAELRKVPLREQIRFGESLANNKKMKQIAEWAGRLKVIAQKKQRTKAMQTTNRSGVTMGNAPEHLLPAELMLLSHPATRLDTLRRYAEGQLLQYELKGQEQLGKGPIVLCLDQSGSMSSQDTRSKGFTLALMSIARKQRRDFALIPFSGSASKPLIYERGKITVQDMINLAEMFRGGGTNFESPLNQASKVIQNSGFNKADIVFVTDGDANVSNEFLDRWKNLKAKREIRVLSILLGTEKASEVELFSDRIVKASSFEDEAVYQVFEI, encoded by the coding sequence ATGAACGAGTCAGTCTTAAATACGGATTCGTTTGATCGTCGCCGTTTTGAACAGATCATGGATATGTCAGCTAAGCTGCAAGAGGTAGAGCGTAAGGGAGAGTCCGCTTTCCCTACGCTTGGCCCTTTGCTTGGGGATGTATGGGCAGGACTTTTTAAAATGAATCCTCAACTTTTACCAGAGACACCACCAGAGTTACAAATGAACCGGGTCTTAATGGAACGTGTTATGAATGAAGAGGCATACCATGATCTCCGGGAGTTTACCCGGCTGGACGATATTGCCTCAGCCCTTGGCACTGCTAGATACAGCGAAACGATCACGAACTGGATCGATCAACAAATAAAAGATGACGAAGAATGGAAGAAGCAAATCACTGAAGGAACTGCTGGAAACCAGGAGGCTATGACACAAGCTGTAGCCGCGCTACAACAGGCGCTGGAAGCAGACGGTGGAAAGTTATCCCAAGCCCTCCAGCAAGCCGGAAATCAAGTCAGAGAGGACAAGGGGAACCTTATTTCCATCTTTGGTGGCTTACAGGCTGGTAGCGGGGAAGCCGAACTGAGAAAGGTGCCGTTGAGAGAACAAATTCGCTTTGGAGAGTCTTTAGCTAATAACAAGAAAATGAAGCAAATCGCAGAGTGGGCGGGCAGGCTCAAGGTAATCGCCCAAAAGAAACAGCGTACCAAAGCGATGCAAACAACAAATCGCAGTGGTGTAACGATGGGCAATGCACCGGAGCATTTGCTACCAGCGGAACTGATGTTACTCAGCCATCCCGCTACACGGCTGGATACCCTTCGCCGATATGCGGAGGGCCAATTGCTTCAGTATGAACTAAAGGGACAGGAGCAGCTTGGAAAAGGGCCGATTGTTCTATGTCTGGATCAATCAGGGAGTATGTCTAGTCAGGATACCCGTTCTAAAGGTTTTACTCTTGCTCTTATGAGTATTGCCCGGAAGCAGCGGCGGGATTTTGCACTCATTCCCTTTTCAGGATCAGCTAGTAAACCACTGATCTATGAACGAGGGAAGATCACAGTACAGGACATGATTAACTTGGCAGAGATGTTTCGTGGAGGCGGAACCAACTTTGAATCTCCGCTGAATCAGGCATCCAAAGTCATCCAGAATAGCGGGTTTAACAAAGCAGATATTGTGTTCGTTACAGATGGGGATGCCAATGTGTCTAATGAGTTTCTTGATAGATGGAAGAATCTAAAGGCGAAACGCGAAATTCGTGTGCTTTCGATTTTATTGGGGACAGAGAAGGCATCTGAGGTTGAGCTTTTCTCAGATCGGATTGTTAAGGCATCCAGTTTTGAGGATGAGGCGGTTTATCAGGTATTTGAAATTTAA
- a CDS encoding DUF6744 family protein has protein sequence MNSILKDVAAVKADHENVIGHLTWHSLSEMLITPNELKDKLILSGLGEGWMPNEIRLPDAFRRATSDKFKREVAPGVYENYMYREVVSTHEFVQRNLVCETKDTKGRRLNYHSDAGSVVLDRKTGQVDTGYVTATAEQLVRSAAQRFDIYRQHYGATTLRTMISNILKSMSPTPVRPSGGIYFVPKQFESKLISLVQLVTSFEKGEAEKIPLIDTRDMKNMITRKLHEHLQDTLRACESGIGDQMKKNELKPILLDAKRVVADFKQYESIITGDLKEMERCVSMIREKVGTALRNMES, from the coding sequence ATGAACTCTATTTTAAAAGATGTGGCTGCGGTGAAGGCAGATCATGAAAATGTAATTGGTCACCTGACATGGCACTCTCTGTCTGAAATGCTGATTACGCCAAATGAGCTGAAGGACAAGCTTATTCTTTCCGGGCTGGGTGAAGGTTGGATGCCAAATGAGATACGCCTTCCAGACGCATTCCGTAGAGCAACCAGTGACAAATTCAAACGTGAAGTCGCTCCCGGTGTATATGAAAACTACATGTACCGTGAGGTGGTTTCCACACATGAGTTTGTACAACGAAATTTGGTATGTGAAACCAAAGATACAAAAGGCAGACGGCTCAATTATCACAGCGATGCTGGTTCCGTTGTACTGGATCGAAAAACGGGTCAGGTGGACACTGGATATGTAACAGCTACAGCCGAGCAATTAGTGCGAAGTGCCGCCCAACGTTTTGACATCTATAGGCAGCATTACGGCGCGACCACGTTGCGGACGATGATTTCCAATATCCTGAAAAGTATGTCGCCTACGCCAGTTAGACCGAGTGGTGGCATTTATTTTGTGCCAAAACAATTCGAATCAAAGCTCATTTCCCTGGTCCAGCTCGTTACTTCGTTTGAGAAAGGCGAAGCGGAAAAAATCCCGTTGATTGATACCAGAGATATGAAAAACATGATTACCCGCAAGCTACATGAGCATTTGCAGGACACGCTTCGGGCTTGTGAGAGCGGGATTGGCGATCAGATGAAAAAGAATGAGCTGAAACCGATTCTGCTTGATGCCAAGCGTGTTGTGGCCGACTTTAAGCAGTACGAAAGCATCATTACCGGTGATCTGAAGGAGATGGAACGCTGTGTGTCGATGATTCGGGAGAAGGTCGGGACGGCATTACGCAATATGGAGAGTTGA
- a CDS encoding type 1 glutamine amidotransferase domain-containing protein — protein MNKNILIVVTNHSDIQEGRKTGIWLSEFAEAYVEFIKKGYQVTVASPLGGRSPIDPNSVNDDTPSENLESAVHLENTVRIGDVSIHEFDAIFLPGGHGTMYDLPDDQLLHQLVRNFYEAGKIVAAVCHGPAGLTGVKLSNGHPLVAGKRVNAFTNMEEAQTGLDNVLPFLLESKLRELGAIFVAAPDWTSHLEVDGNLITGQNPQSTLTVTRAVIEKLG, from the coding sequence GTGAACAAGAACATTTTGATTGTAGTAACTAATCATTCAGATATACAAGAAGGAAGAAAAACGGGCATTTGGTTATCCGAATTCGCTGAAGCCTATGTCGAGTTTATTAAGAAAGGCTACCAGGTTACCGTGGCAAGCCCGCTCGGAGGACGAAGTCCAATCGATCCAAACAGCGTGAATGATGATACTCCAAGCGAAAATTTAGAATCCGCAGTACACCTTGAAAATACAGTTCGAATCGGTGATGTATCTATCCATGAATTTGATGCGATTTTCCTGCCCGGCGGTCATGGAACAATGTATGACCTTCCGGATGATCAACTCCTTCATCAATTGGTCCGTAACTTTTATGAAGCGGGGAAAATTGTTGCTGCAGTGTGCCATGGTCCTGCAGGGTTAACAGGAGTCAAATTATCGAATGGACACCCCCTTGTAGCAGGGAAGCGAGTGAATGCATTCACAAATATGGAAGAGGCACAAACTGGCTTGGATAATGTTCTTCCTTTCCTCCTTGAGAGTAAGCTTCGTGAATTGGGAGCCATTTTTGTGGCGGCGCCAGATTGGACATCCCATCTTGAAGTTGACGGAAATTTGATTACAGGTCAGAATCCTCAGTCTACTCTGACTGTTACCAGAGCTGTTATTGAAAAACTAGGTTAA